In a genomic window of Occallatibacter riparius:
- a CDS encoding polysaccharide deacetylase family protein has protein sequence MTSIAIALAIGLGHLAGRTSAQPSAPETAFHWPEGKRAAVSLTFDDSRTSQIDAGLVVLNKAGVKATFYAQAPGIEKRLDGWKQAVAAGHEIGSHTVTHPCTGNYPFSRSNALEDYDLNRMAEQLDENSRRIHSLLGVTPKDFAYPCGLKFVGRGMQTKSYVPLIAKRFLTGRGYLDEAPNDPSFVDLTQAMGTPFDDLDFDHMKQVVDDAKRNGSWIIFVGHDMGSRTYQTTDLDALARLCAYLKDPANGIWLGTVEQIGTYVRDHQHLPRTR, from the coding sequence ATCGCAATCGCCCTGGCAATCGGATTAGGGCATCTGGCAGGACGAACCTCGGCGCAGCCCTCCGCCCCCGAGACTGCTTTCCACTGGCCCGAAGGCAAACGGGCGGCCGTGAGTCTCACCTTCGACGACTCACGCACGTCGCAAATTGATGCCGGGCTGGTCGTACTGAACAAAGCAGGAGTGAAGGCGACCTTCTATGCCCAGGCGCCCGGGATTGAAAAGCGGCTCGATGGCTGGAAGCAGGCGGTAGCGGCAGGGCACGAAATCGGCAGCCACACGGTCACGCACCCCTGCACCGGTAACTACCCGTTCTCACGTAGCAATGCCCTTGAGGATTACGACCTAAACAGGATGGCTGAACAACTCGATGAGAACAGCCGGCGCATTCACAGCCTACTCGGCGTCACGCCCAAAGACTTCGCGTACCCCTGCGGCTTGAAGTTCGTTGGCCGCGGAATGCAAACCAAGAGCTACGTCCCTCTGATCGCCAAACGCTTCCTGACTGGGCGCGGCTACCTTGATGAAGCGCCTAACGACCCCTCGTTCGTAGACCTCACGCAGGCCATGGGCACTCCCTTCGACGACCTCGACTTCGATCACATGAAGCAAGTTGTAGACGACGCGAAAAGAAACGGCAGCTGGATCATCTTTGTTGGCCATGACATGGGTTCGCGTACGTATCAGACCACCGACCTCGATGCTCTGGCCCGCCTTTGCGCATATCTAAAGGACCCAGCGAACGGGATCTGGCTCGGCACAGTGGAGCAGATCGGCACCTACGTTCGCGATCACCAGCACCTGCCTCGAACACGGTAG